In Aethina tumida isolate Nest 87 chromosome 2, icAetTumi1.1, whole genome shotgun sequence, the DNA window ACccttacttaaaataaaattatatattatttagtttttatcgttatttataaatatttttctttaagcaTCATGGCCAATTTTTCACCAATCATAACACAAACAGGACTAGGATGACCCGACAAAGTGAAAGGAAAAACGCTGGCATCAGCTACCCTCAGTTGTTTGATTCCATGAACCTTTAACTCATTATCTACTACAAATTTTGATGCATTAGGTCCCATGGGACATGTACCCACaggatggaaaataaaaacggTCATCTGTTCGATTGCACAATACCAATACTCCTTGGATAAAAATGTATACTGCTTACAAGCTGGTAAAGGTGTAATTGCTAGTTTAgcgtcaatttttttaaacgcaTCTGTGTCGACTAATTTCAGAGCAAGTTTGACACCTTCGTAAAGAATGCTGGCGTCAATATTCTCCTTGTCGGTCAACATTGCAAGATCTATCAAGGGAAAATCATAGGGACTGttggtttttaatttgacaGAACCCTGAGATCTGGCGTTAAGTGTTTCTGGCAACAAAGAGAAACACTGTGCCGGCTTCACCTTGGCAAAAGTTGCGTCGAATGTTTCCTGATTCCAAGCGAACGCTTTTTTGGCAAAGTCACCGGTACAGTTACCATACACTAAATACATTTCCAAATCTGGTGTTGTGGGTTCAGGTTCGTATTTGGTTTTATAGAATCCAAAGGCTCGTATACCTCCCGGTATTGTTAGTGGGCCTTCGGCATTCAAAAACTCCCGGACATATTCCTTGAATGGCTTAATGGGTTCGGTGTAGTTGCTACTAAATAGTAAACCATAAAACGTTGGATGTTCCCGAATAACCTTCCCAACAGGAAGATCCTTAACAACGGGAATattcatttcttttaaatGCTTCTTTGGCCCTACTCCTGACAACATTAGTAATTGCGGAGTATTAATAGATCCACTAGACACAATTATTTCATGACGTGCTCGAGCTGTATGCAATCTTCCAGTGTAAGAAAATGTGACGCTGTTTGCAACAGGTTTTCcccaaacatttttgaaattaatcttaattgcGTAGGCTCTTGTAAGAATGCTTAAATTGGGCCTACCAACAATTGGCAAAATAAAAGCTGTCCCAGTATCGAATCTTGctccattttttatatttacacatttaGGGCTGAAACCTATTTGTTGTGGACTATTAACATCAGCCCTTTTATAACCTAAATATTCGTTAGCTTCGTAATATGCATTTATACATGGATCCGAAAAGGGATAAAATTCTGTATGCCATGGACCACTGGCATTGTGGTATTTCCAATCAATGACTGCCATTGGATTGTTCTTATCAATCCCctcagttattttaaatataggtAAGACATCTTTATAAGACCATCCAGGGTTCCCCATGGCAGCCCATTTATCGAAATCTGAGGGATGACCTCTAACATAGATTAATCCATTTACTAATGAAGTTCCACCTACGCCTTTTCCTCGGGGTATTATACATTGTCTATTTACCATTCCtgtaaattttacagtttaatatatttagaaagtgaaaaaaaatgtgaagtAACCTAAACAAGATTTGGTTTGCGGTGTCGATTTGTATCCCCAATTGAATCTTGTGAATCTGGACATGTCTATCATAAATGGAACGTGCGTGATATTGTCTGGGAAATCACCGGCTTCCAATAGAAGTATTTTCCACTCACTGATTTCTGAAAGACGATTCGCCAAGATGGTGCCCGTCGATCCAGCtccaacaattataaaatcaaattcaccAAAATCTGAAGATAtgtaagaaatttgaaaatgaaaatatactgATGTAAATCTCCGTACCATCCGGTGGATCCGTTGCTGTTGGTTCGAACTCTGAGTTATCCGTACGAAAATCTCTGttctgaatttttttcatttcatcttGCAAAAAATCGTTTAATTCATTTACGTCCTTTTCACTGACGCAATGAATATACTTTAAGTATACAATAaaggttaatattaaataaggcTTCATTTTCATATTCGTATACTAGAATGATGCAGAAGCAATTTTATactaaagtattaaataatttaattttcgctctatttaaacataatgagttatgataaaaattattttatctattgatgaatactaatttatctatgtgtaattattttatgaaaaacaacTTATAATTGGTAAACTATATTCACATGTTAAAGGTACCATTAGCGTAGCCAATTTGTTTCGTAGCTGGATATgtccaacaaataaattatgttgtataatgtataaaaatgcaaattctgttattaattttaaccataGACCTtacagaaacaattaaaatttacttaatttacaaaaactctTTCGAATAGACTTTCAGTCAGTGGGATACTGTTTTCAATTCAGCAGAACTCCTAAAACCCCCATAAACCCGCCACTGTGCGTCACCAAACAATAAAGTATTAtctagaatttaatttaaaatatcgctTTTAAgctttctaagaaaatttgttttgttttttttttaatttagactattaaaaatatttgcaaaatttattcttatctATATGTACTATctacataaacaaattatttttttaaataacaacaaatcgGTAACACACGTTAATGCCacgtttttaaaatgatatttaaaatataaagattgaTGGCGcataatatatctaataaataatcctAAATAGCAAAAAGATAAAGTCTAAAGACAGCGGCAAACTCTTTAAAATGGCACACAATCAGAAATACATATGTATCTAACGAATCGATATTAGtggtatttttcaaatattttacataatttgtgCTCATTacgtttacttttattatattttttttaaattttcatctcATATTAATGAACAGATAATTTTCCATTTActtacataaaacaaatatttaataaaatccaatatgacattaatttatttaacgttatctcaaaagttttaaaaatttattattaacatgtttaaaacatttaaatattggtgaataatgaatatattgatttttagatatattttttacatttcataattaaaatattatccctattcagtttaattttatattagaacagttttaaaattattaaaatgtcttgcttcaaaatttggaaaaacaaatttgaatctCTTCATTAATAACAACAAGGTAGGCATTTTcgtatttatatctttataataataaattattaacaacaacaacaaaataaatatagttaatattttttttaaatcttgatAATGTTAATTGTTGATTACTGACATTGGTTTGTAACTGTTGTGAAAATTGACGACTAGAAATTACTTTAATCCTACCTATAAAAATGTCACTAAATATCACATTAATCTAAAGTCTATGTACAggcttatgaatatttaaaatgataatataaatattaataatttgtgtatTGAACTCTATAAGTTCATGTATATGGCAATATGTAAATCATTTAAGATatggatatataaaattataatattatccaTACTGAAAGTGTCCTATAAATCTGGATAGGTTTTTGGAGctctataatttatatttggccATCGATGTGAAGAACTGATGGATGAATCTTATTTTCAGTCATGTCATATCTTTCTTACAGGGAGTTTTAATCATActgaattaatgtaaattttcttaagaatACTGCCAAAGAGTCAGTGAATGAGGACTTAATATAGTTTATACATATCTTAACTTTCTTAAAAACATTgccaaatatacaatttttttagcgGGAATAACTAAGATTAATAATTGTCTTGATGGATAATACACCATCACAAAAGGACTGAAAACTACAAGACGCATAGAAAAATGGACTTAAATTTACatctcaatattaaaaatattttttttctaaaaatcattttataattttaagttacgTCTTATAGTCGAAAAATACgttttataatgtataatatgtataattgcacaaattatactttattaacattgttttaaaatagctTTATTTAAGACTaactatttacaataataaataaaaatacttttaccccttacttaaaataaaattaggttatttaatttttatcattatttataaatatttatctttgagCAACATAGCCAATTTTTCACCAATCATAACACATACAGCACTAGGATGTCCCGACAAAGTGAAAGGAAAAACGCTGGCATCAGCTACCCTCAGTTGTTTGACTCCATGTACCTTTAACTCATTATCTACTACAAATTCTGATGCATTAGGTCCCATGGGACATGTCCCCACGGGATGAAACATAAAAACGGTCATCTGTTCGATCGCACAATACCAATACTCCTTTGATAAAAACTTATACTGCTTACAAGCTGGTAAAGATGTAATTGCTAGTTTAgcgtcaatttttttaaacgcaTCTGTGTCGACTAATTTCAGAGCAAGTTTGATACCTTCGTAAAGAATACTGGCATCAATATTCTCCTTGTCGGTCAACATTGCAAGATCTATCAAGGGAAAATCATAGGGACTGTTAGTTTTTAACTTGACAGATCCCTCAGATCTGGCGTGAAGTACTTCTGGTGTTAAAGAGAAACACTGTGCCGGTTTCACCTTGGCAAAAGTTGCATCGAATGTTTCCTGATTCCAAGCGAACGCTTTTTTGGTAAAGTCACCGGTACAGTTACCatacattaaatacatttcCAAATCTGGTGTTGTAGGTTCAGGTtcgtattttgttttgtagaaTCCAAAGGCTCGACTAGCTCCTCCTATTGTTAGTGGACCTTCGGCATGCAAAAACTCTCGGACGTATTCTTTGAATGGCTTAATGGGTTCGGTGTAGTTACTACTAAATAGTAAACCATGAAACGCAGGATGTTCCCGAATAACTTTTCCAACTGGAAGATCTTTAACAACAGGTATCTTCATTTCTTGTAAATGTTTCTTTGAGCCTACTCCTGACAACATTAGTAATTGCGGAGTATTAATAGATCCACTAGATACAATTAATTCATGACGTGCTCGAGCTGTGTGCAATCTTCCACTGTAAGAAAATGTGACGCTGTTTGCAACAGGCTTCccccaaatatttttgaaattaatcttaattgcGTAGGCTCTTGTAAGAATGTTTAAATTGGGCCTATTAGCAATTGGCAAAATAAAAGCTGTCCCAGTATCGAATCTTGctccattttttatatttgcacATTTAGGACTGAAACCTATTTGTTGTGGACTATTAACATCAGCCCTTTTGTAACCTAAATATTCGTTAGCTTCGTAATATGCATTTATACATGGATCCGAAAAGGGATAAAATTCTGTATGCCATGGACCACTGGCATTGTGGTATTTCCAATCAATGACTGCCATTGGATTGTTCATATCAATCCCctcagttattttaaatataggtAAGACATCTTTATAAGACCATCCAGGGTTTCCCATGGCAGCCCATTTATCGAAATCTGAAGGATGACCTCTAACATAGAGTAGTGCGTTTAGTAGTGAAGTTCCACCTACACCTTTTCCTCTGGGTATTACACATTGTCTATTTACCATTCCTGTAAATTTcacagtttaatatatttagaaagtaataaatattaagtaaccTAAACAAGATTTGGTTTGTGGTGTCGATTTGTATCCCCAATTGAATCTTGTGAATCTGGACATGCCCATCATAAATGGAACGTGTGTGATATTATCTGGGAAATCACCAGCTTCCAATAGAAGTATTTTCCACTTATTGATTTCTGAAAGACGATTCGCCAATATCGTACCCGTTGATCCAGCcccaacaattataaaatcgaATTCTCCATAATCTGAGGATATGTCAGAAATTTGATAATGAAAAGATACTGATGTAGTTCTACGTACCATCCGGTGGAACCGTTGCTGTTGGTTCGAACTCTGAGTTATCCATACGAAAATCTCTGTTCTGACTTTTCTTCATTTCATCTTGCAAAAATTCGTATAATTCATTTACATCTTCTTCACTGACGCAATGAATATACTTTAAGTATACaataaagattaatattaaataacatttcattttcatCCTCGTCTACTAAAGAAGCACTTTCATActgaagtaataaaaaatttaattttcggagctacacttttaaatataatgagttatgataaatagtattttatctattaatgAATACTACTTTATCAAGCATGTGTaactattttatgaaaaacaacTTATAATTGGTAAACTTACATGTTAGAAgtaccaataaataaattgtgttgtataATGTAAGACCGCAAATTCTGTTATTAATAGTAACTATGGACTTTaaggaaacaattaaaacttacttaaatttcaaattttgtaaaatgaatCTCACTGAATTGAATTCATGTcgatagaataaaatatgtaagacAACATTCTTACAGTGAATCATACTggattaatgtaaattttattaagaatactGCCAAAGGGTCAATGAATGAAGAATGAATTACAGTTTATACACATCCTAATTTTgccaaatatacaatttttttagcgGGATTAACCAATACTATTAATTGTCTAGATGAATAATTCATCATCACAAAAGGactaaaactatatatattaaaaatgacgcCAAAAGGCAGTGTctagaataattttacttttaaattaccgTATTTTTCGGACTATAAGAAAAATGGACACAAACTTACAActcaacattaaaaatat includes these proteins:
- the LOC109601298 gene encoding glucose dehydrogenase [FAD, quinone]-like; translated protein: MKMKPYLILTFIVYLKYIHCVSEKDVNELNDFLQDEMKKIQNRDFRTDNSEFEPTATDPPDDFGEFDFIIVGAGSTGTILANRLSEISEWKILLLEAGDFPDNITHVPFMIDMSRFTRFNWGYKSTPQTKSCLGMVNRQCIIPRGKGVGGTSLVNGLIYVRGHPSDFDKWAAMGNPGWSYKDVLPIFKITEGIDKNNPMAVIDWKYHNASGPWHTEFYPFSDPCINAYYEANEYLGYKRADVNSPQQIGFSPKCVNIKNGARFDTGTAFILPIVGRPNLSILTRAYAIKINFKNVWGKPVANSVTFSYTGRLHTARARHEIIVSSGSINTPQLLMLSGVGPKKHLKEMNIPVVKDLPVGKVIREHPTFYGLLFSSNYTEPIKPFKEYVREFLNAEGPLTIPGGIRAFGFYKTKYEPEPTTPDLEMYLVYGNCTGDFAKKAFAWNQETFDATFAKVKPAQCFSLLPETLNARSQGSVKLKTNSPYDFPLIDLAMLTDKENIDASILYEGVKLALKLVDTDAFKKIDAKLAITPLPACKQYTFLSKEYWYCAIEQMTVFIFHPVGTCPMGPNASKFVVDNELKVHGIKQLRVADASVFPFTLSGHPSPVCVMIGEKLAMMLKEKYL
- the LOC109601291 gene encoding glucose dehydrogenase [FAD, quinone]-like encodes the protein MKMKCYLILIFIVYLKYIHCVSEEDVNELYEFLQDEMKKSQNRDFRMDNSEFEPTATVPPDDYGEFDFIIVGAGSTGTILANRLSEINKWKILLLEAGDFPDNITHVPFMMGMSRFTRFNWGYKSTPQTKSCLGMVNRQCVIPRGKGVGGTSLLNALLYVRGHPSDFDKWAAMGNPGWSYKDVLPIFKITEGIDMNNPMAVIDWKYHNASGPWHTEFYPFSDPCINAYYEANEYLGYKRADVNSPQQIGFSPKCANIKNGARFDTGTAFILPIANRPNLNILTRAYAIKINFKNIWGKPVANSVTFSYSGRLHTARARHELIVSSGSINTPQLLMLSGVGSKKHLQEMKIPVVKDLPVGKVIREHPAFHGLLFSSNYTEPIKPFKEYVREFLHAEGPLTIGGASRAFGFYKTKYEPEPTTPDLEMYLMYGNCTGDFTKKAFAWNQETFDATFAKVKPAQCFSLTPEVLHARSEGSVKLKTNSPYDFPLIDLAMLTDKENIDASILYEGIKLALKLVDTDAFKKIDAKLAITSLPACKQYKFLSKEYWYCAIEQMTVFMFHPVGTCPMGPNASEFVVDNELKVHGVKQLRVADASVFPFTLSGHPSAVCVMIGEKLAMLLKDKYL